A genomic window from Silene latifolia isolate original U9 population chromosome Y, ASM4854445v1, whole genome shotgun sequence includes:
- the LOC141626412 gene encoding cleavage stimulation factor subunit 50-like isoform X2, which produces MEKGKPIKGVSTSILFYSGSSVPAAYGSIPVPRTLAIDFSAQIDVKGPSKSFPEHESRHISEHKNVASCARFGPDGRKWRHIYQAL; this is translated from the exons TGGAGAAAGGTAAACCCATAAAAGGGGTGTCTACATCTATATTGTTTTATTCCGGTTCTTCTGTGCCAGCGGCTTATGGTTCAATCCCAGTTCCTCGGACTTTGGCCATTGATTTCAG TGCCCAGATAGATGTAAAAGGTCCGTCAAAGAGCTTCCCGGAGCATGAATCACGGCATATATCAGAGCACAAG AATGTTGCAAGTTGTGCAAGGTTCGGTCCTGATGGAAGGAAGTGGAGACACATCTATCAAGCTCTTTGA
- the LOC141626412 gene encoding uncharacterized protein LOC141626412 isoform X1 — translation MMLPETKDGPVCHVIRTFYDHIQCPQQPEDYECCYYVMKWMYDITFYYCKAAEIQFEQNIATSSMSMIDMNVAREVWANKCLDNMNLV, via the exons ATGATGCTTCCAGAGACGAAGGATGGTCCTGTTTGTCACGTTATACGGACATTCTATGATCATATTCAG TGTCCGCAACAACCCGAGGATTATGAGTGTTGTTATTATGTTATGAAATGGATGTATGACATAACCTTCTACTATTGTAAAGCTGCGGAGATACAATTTGAACAG AATATTGCAACTTCATCCATGTCAATGATCGATATGAATGTGGCTAGAGAAGTTTGGGCGAATAAATGTTTAGATAACATGAATTTAGTATAG